The following proteins are co-located in the Paenibacillus sp. JNUCC32 genome:
- a CDS encoding vWA domain-containing protein → MGIQSWLSLWFGLTLPAIVLMYMFKRKYVDTTVPSHLLWERVLRNLEANRPWQKLQNRLLLWLQLLAAALMVFALMQPFMQVSGGGSAHVVIVADTSGSMSAQMQPSAEGGAATRLEWMQQRIKEYVKDRGRRSEITLLSVGASPMTLVSHESDRAAIDKAVDGLRPYYGQASYRETLSLASALTREEHDAEVVIFTDSYWKPDTAPIAFQVPVSVEKVQGELPHNVSIDQFGISPRDNADSSYAAVAVLSTNAEASVSAEVNLYGDEELLTSRMLVLESGKRLTESFTNLPFAEVYRLELSQDDGYTADNHSFAFGLGHGSSRVLLLTSGNLFLEKALQLSGAEVTRVALDESKAKTAEDNGSVDKEAGKGSAAADVPPAPEGEFDLLVIDGNVPEGFRQGKWADLMAKTPLWTIGGEGDKVGNQGGRAVLAKHPVTAYVTLSGVYFGTLVDQAPAWGEPVIKLGDQPIVYAGSENGRPRLSFNFLLQDSDLPLSPEFPVMVSNALEWMTSGKGSGLGRYMAGTQADIPIAADTVAAKWIPKSGLALADGLPAADVLRNEQGISPVQLVPDYPGLYAFEQQNEAGEKLNYWLAVTADPYEADWSSDQGPAVSQAATNAGEPEAGADSGTSGSNETTNRAGSLMPWLAALALAVIAAEWGVYQRGRSI, encoded by the coding sequence TTGGGGATTCAATCTTGGCTGAGTCTATGGTTCGGTTTAACGCTGCCGGCCATCGTGCTCATGTATATGTTCAAGCGGAAATATGTGGATACAACCGTTCCCAGCCACTTGCTGTGGGAGCGGGTGCTCCGGAACCTGGAGGCCAACAGGCCGTGGCAGAAGCTGCAGAATCGGCTTCTGCTGTGGCTCCAGCTGCTTGCTGCGGCATTGATGGTCTTCGCACTGATGCAGCCCTTTATGCAGGTGTCCGGCGGAGGCAGCGCCCATGTGGTCATCGTTGCCGATACCTCGGGCAGCATGAGCGCGCAGATGCAGCCGTCCGCTGAAGGCGGAGCCGCAACCAGGCTGGAATGGATGCAGCAACGGATTAAGGAATATGTGAAGGACCGAGGGCGACGGAGCGAGATCACCCTGCTGTCCGTAGGAGCAAGTCCCATGACGCTTGTATCCCATGAAAGCGACCGCGCCGCCATCGATAAGGCCGTGGATGGTTTACGTCCCTATTACGGACAGGCGTCCTACAGGGAAACCTTATCGCTCGCTTCGGCGCTGACGCGGGAAGAGCATGATGCAGAGGTCGTTATTTTTACGGACAGCTACTGGAAGCCGGACACGGCCCCCATAGCGTTTCAGGTTCCGGTTTCCGTTGAGAAGGTGCAGGGCGAGCTCCCGCATAACGTGTCCATTGATCAATTCGGCATTTCACCTAGAGATAATGCGGATTCATCTTATGCGGCAGTCGCCGTCCTCAGCACGAATGCCGAGGCATCTGTATCGGCCGAAGTAAATCTTTACGGAGATGAAGAGCTGCTGACCAGCAGAATGCTTGTATTGGAGTCGGGGAAGAGATTAACCGAATCCTTTACAAATCTGCCTTTTGCTGAAGTGTACCGACTTGAGTTATCTCAGGATGACGGGTATACGGCAGACAATCATTCCTTTGCGTTCGGTTTGGGGCACGGATCTTCGCGCGTCCTGCTGCTGACTTCAGGCAATCTGTTCTTGGAGAAGGCGCTTCAGCTGAGCGGTGCCGAAGTCACCCGGGTAGCTTTGGACGAGTCCAAAGCTAAGACCGCCGAGGACAACGGCAGTGTGGATAAGGAGGCGGGTAAGGGCAGCGCAGCTGCGGATGTGCCGCCCGCGCCCGAAGGCGAATTTGATCTGCTTGTCATCGACGGGAACGTGCCGGAAGGGTTCCGGCAAGGGAAGTGGGCGGATCTGATGGCCAAGACTCCGTTATGGACGATTGGCGGAGAAGGTGACAAAGTCGGCAACCAAGGAGGACGCGCCGTGCTTGCCAAGCATCCGGTGACTGCCTATGTCACCTTGTCCGGGGTCTATTTCGGTACGCTGGTGGATCAGGCCCCTGCTTGGGGGGAACCCGTCATCAAGCTGGGGGATCAACCGATCGTCTATGCGGGAAGCGAAAACGGGCGGCCTCGATTATCCTTCAATTTCCTGCTTCAGGATAGCGACCTTCCGTTATCGCCGGAATTTCCGGTCATGGTCAGCAATGCGCTGGAGTGGATGACCTCGGGCAAGGGAAGCGGGCTTGGCCGATATATGGCCGGCACGCAAGCGGATATCCCGATTGCAGCGGATACGGTAGCGGCCAAATGGATCCCCAAGAGCGGTCTTGCTCTGGCTGACGGCCTCCCTGCTGCGGATGTCCTGAGGAATGAGCAAGGGATATCGCCGGTACAGCTCGTGCCGGATTATCCGGGGCTGTACGCTTTTGAACAGCAGAATGAAGCGGGCGAGAAGCTTAATTATTGGCTTGCTGTAACTGCAGACCCGTACGAGGCGGATTGGAGCAGCGATCAAGGCCCGGCGGTAAGTCAAGCGGCAACGAACGCGGGTGAGCCTGAAGCGGGAGCTGATTCCGGCACATCCGGGAGTAACGAAACGACGAACCGTGCCGGCTCGTTAATGCCATGGCTGGCCGCTTTGGCACTGGCTGTGATCGCAGCGGAATGGGGGGTGTACCAGCGTGGGCGTTCAATTTAG
- a CDS encoding AAA family ATPase → MSDIAVRPQEWMEKISGLREHIGKVIVGQQDVVEQMLWCIFAGGHALLEGIPGLGKTMLVRTVSEALDLSFSRIQFTPDLMPSDITGTNILSFGQHGDTGMTFQKGPLFSSIVLADEINRATPKTQSALLEAMQEKTVTVGGVTHQLPKPFFVLATQNPLENEGTYPLPEAQLDRFLLKIEVSYPSADELKEIVKRTTSSHEFQVERQMTGDELLEIQRGAKEVLVAEEILDYAVRLLMMTHPEEAAAPEAVRKYVQFGSGPRGIQSIISVSKVRALCSGRMHVSTGDIRAVALSALRHRLFLNFEGQALGITTDHVIREVLQALEASA, encoded by the coding sequence ATGTCGGATATTGCAGTGAGACCACAGGAATGGATGGAGAAAATATCAGGCCTGCGCGAACATATCGGCAAGGTGATTGTCGGACAGCAGGATGTTGTGGAGCAGATGCTTTGGTGTATCTTTGCGGGGGGCCATGCCCTCCTGGAAGGGATTCCGGGTCTCGGCAAAACGATGCTCGTCCGCACCGTGTCGGAGGCGTTGGACCTGTCCTTTTCTCGCATACAGTTTACGCCGGATTTGATGCCGAGCGATATAACGGGCACCAATATCCTGTCGTTCGGGCAGCATGGGGACACCGGGATGACCTTTCAAAAGGGTCCGCTGTTCAGCAGCATCGTGCTGGCCGATGAGATTAACCGCGCCACGCCCAAAACCCAGAGCGCCTTGCTCGAGGCGATGCAGGAGAAGACCGTCACCGTGGGGGGCGTAACCCATCAGCTGCCAAAACCTTTTTTCGTTCTGGCCACGCAAAATCCCTTGGAGAACGAGGGGACGTATCCATTGCCGGAGGCCCAGCTTGACCGCTTTCTGCTGAAGATCGAAGTATCGTATCCCAGCGCGGACGAATTGAAGGAAATCGTAAAGCGGACGACGTCCTCACACGAATTCCAGGTGGAACGGCAAATGACCGGGGACGAGCTGCTGGAAATCCAGCGCGGGGCGAAGGAAGTGTTGGTTGCCGAAGAGATTCTGGATTATGCGGTTCGTCTGCTGATGATGACGCATCCGGAGGAGGCGGCCGCACCGGAGGCTGTACGTAAATACGTCCAGTTCGGTTCCGGACCGCGCGGCATTCAGTCCATCATTTCGGTAAGCAAAGTCCGGGCCTTGTGCAGCGGGCGGATGCATGTATCCACGGGCGATATTCGCGCCGTGGCTTTATCAGCGCTGCGACACCGCTTGTTCCTGAATTTCGAGGGGCAGGCGCTCGGCATTACCACGGACCATGTCATTCGGGAGGTTCTGCAAGCGCTGGAGGCATCCGCGTGA
- a CDS encoding ABC transporter ATP-binding protein, producing MIEITNLSKRYGAFHALKDISLHIEKGTVFGFVGPNGAGKSTTMSILATLMLPTSGVAKVGGYDVTQHPKEVRKRIGYMPDFFGVYDQLKSTEYLHFYGASYGIPRAEREQLIPQLLELVNLSDKADTYVDSLSRGMKQRLCLARCLVHDPEVLILDEPASGLDPRARIEMREILKELKLMGKTIIISSHILPELAEMVDEIGVIEHGEMVAQGKVADIQSRLRVKKVIHIRTLEREEELAEKLRDEPFVTSVLTDNTGVHVHYGGDDAQQSALLRQVVSWEIPIVSFQEAQSNLEDVFLEITKGGPRE from the coding sequence ATGATCGAGATTACAAATCTGAGCAAAAGATACGGAGCGTTCCATGCGCTGAAAGATATCAGTCTTCATATCGAAAAAGGGACGGTATTCGGATTTGTCGGTCCGAACGGAGCAGGCAAATCCACGACGATGTCCATATTGGCTACCCTGATGCTTCCTACCTCGGGCGTTGCCAAAGTCGGCGGCTATGACGTGACCCAGCATCCCAAGGAGGTCCGCAAGCGGATCGGTTATATGCCCGATTTCTTCGGCGTGTACGATCAGCTGAAGTCTACAGAATATCTGCATTTCTACGGGGCAAGTTACGGCATCCCGCGCGCCGAGCGGGAGCAGCTTATTCCGCAGCTGCTGGAGCTTGTCAACCTGAGCGACAAGGCGGATACGTACGTTGACAGTCTCTCGCGGGGGATGAAGCAGCGTTTATGCCTGGCCCGGTGCCTGGTGCATGATCCGGAGGTATTGATCCTGGATGAGCCGGCGTCGGGGCTGGATCCGCGGGCGCGGATCGAGATGCGCGAAATATTGAAGGAACTGAAGCTCATGGGCAAGACCATCATCATTTCATCGCATATTTTGCCTGAGCTGGCCGAGATGGTGGATGAGATTGGGGTAATCGAGCACGGCGAGATGGTTGCCCAAGGCAAGGTGGCCGATATTCAGAGCCGTCTTCGCGTGAAAAAAGTCATTCATATCCGCACGCTGGAGCGTGAAGAGGAGCTGGCCGAGAAACTGCGGGACGAACCGTTCGTCACGTCGGTATTAACGGATAACACCGGCGTCCATGTTCATTACGGCGGGGATGACGCGCAGCAAAGCGCCCTGCTTCGGCAGGTGGTTTCCTGGGAAATTCCGATTGTCTCGTTTCAGGAAGCGCAGAGCAATCTGGAGGATGTATTCCTCGAAATTACCAAAGGAGGGCCCCGCGAATGA
- a CDS encoding DUF58 domain-containing protein: MSGGAHLLPPEWLPRLERLSLDAKRRVAGTLQGKRRSRRLGSSLEFADYRVYSPGDDVRRFDWGVYSRTGKAFVRQFMDEQELTVSLFVDCSASMGAVMSSPTEPSTADPEGTKGSPKWLLARQLAASIGYMALSSYDRLQVACYSRSINARLPIMRGKGSAHRLFSFLQGAETGGEGSLGAALAVPGALPRQPGMTWVFSDFWLEGGEEELFRSLSLLSGTGQEVVLVHVLSREELEPKLSGDLRLVDSETMSGKEVALTGKVLDAYKEELERYRTMLSRVCAERGMSYVLIPADMPLTDAMFGVLAGAGLVTG; the protein is encoded by the coding sequence GTGAGCGGGGGCGCGCACCTGCTTCCTCCGGAATGGCTTCCCCGTCTGGAGCGCTTGAGCCTGGATGCCAAACGCCGGGTCGCCGGAACGCTGCAGGGAAAGAGGCGATCCCGCCGGCTCGGCTCGTCCCTCGAATTCGCCGATTACCGCGTGTATTCGCCCGGGGATGATGTCCGCAGGTTTGACTGGGGCGTCTATTCCCGTACGGGAAAAGCTTTCGTTCGTCAATTCATGGACGAGCAGGAGCTGACCGTGAGCCTATTCGTGGATTGCTCCGCATCGATGGGGGCCGTCATGTCATCGCCTACGGAACCAAGCACCGCCGACCCGGAGGGAACGAAGGGCAGCCCTAAATGGCTGCTAGCGCGTCAACTCGCCGCAAGCATCGGCTACATGGCGTTGTCGTCTTACGACAGGCTGCAGGTTGCCTGTTACAGCCGTTCGATTAACGCCCGTCTTCCGATCATGAGAGGAAAGGGCTCGGCTCATCGCCTGTTTTCGTTCCTGCAAGGGGCAGAAACGGGAGGCGAGGGCAGCTTGGGCGCAGCGCTTGCGGTTCCTGGCGCACTACCCCGGCAGCCGGGAATGACCTGGGTGTTCTCCGATTTTTGGCTGGAGGGCGGCGAGGAGGAATTGTTCAGGTCGCTTTCCCTGTTGTCCGGTACCGGACAGGAAGTGGTGCTGGTGCATGTGTTGTCGCGGGAGGAGCTGGAGCCTAAATTATCCGGCGATCTGCGGCTGGTGGACAGCGAAACGATGAGCGGCAAGGAAGTGGCGCTGACGGGCAAAGTGCTGGATGCTTACAAAGAGGAGCTGGAGCGATACCGGACGATGCTGTCCCGCGTTTGCGCGGAACGGGGCATGTCTTACGTGCTCATTCCGGCGGATATGCCGCTTACGGACGCGATGTTCGGGGTGCTTGCGGGAGCTGGTCTGGTTACTGGATAG
- a CDS encoding DUF7408 domain-containing protein, whose translation MSFYTKKTWMLLPMVALLIVATLSLSIPAGNVYADGAKIGIQSEMGYQGKIKHEKWNPLKLTLTSDRDISGDVVVQIQNYNGFGYQTSYVQQVDLPKDTPKEVVIGIPGAVLNKDNNQILFYEGSYTKGKQVPFATGKNYVQASPYQGALMAVLSNDPDTMNFMNVLNGKGSSVNVFPLKDANVPTDAMLLNGLDVIVMNNYASDTLSEPQQKAITDWVNGGGTLVLAGGAGYAKTAAPFADISPVAANGTATVNSLDELEKLGGKPLKLDGPFTISTAKAVEGAQIGIAADGQPLFASKAYGQGSVQYAAYDLAMEPVSSWAGHPDAWASVLRNNLPMMNSQNGMYYNSLMDNLNYVLEYFPSLKMPSFTLLLWMLIIYAVVVAPLLYYILKKADKREWAWFLIPIIAVIASASVYAVGSSDKTRELAHTINLIELNGQGDAVKSTASAFFTPRSGNYALEFGENTYLKTGQSRNSFGGTAENKSFVRVGQESTTLELRDMSQWSLAKVWVDHQGTEEMGRLAMDLKLDAKGGLNGKITNDTINDLTEVVLVVGGSAYKLGDIKKGEAAAIPQDPKQIIKFTGGDLSGMLYPYSQNDPKQRERDILSNYGYSKGMVNKDAYILGWSKDHLTNYTLKGAEVDSDQLNFWIQPVEMDWGLNGEINIPYGFLSPEISQVNSPMFGVYPHGVEMGQGNLIAEFPLISEGQVKYSELSIKGTKFNNNVTMEIWNSKKSEWEPVTDANNVHTINQNPEQYIVGNRIRFMITAKDQTNFMMPELSVKGEATQ comes from the coding sequence TTGTCGTTTTATACAAAGAAAACGTGGATGCTGCTGCCGATGGTGGCGCTGCTGATTGTGGCAACGTTATCTCTGTCGATTCCGGCAGGAAACGTCTACGCCGACGGAGCGAAGATTGGCATTCAATCCGAAATGGGCTACCAAGGCAAAATCAAACATGAGAAATGGAACCCGCTCAAACTCACCCTAACGAGCGACCGGGATATATCCGGCGATGTGGTCGTGCAGATTCAGAACTACAACGGCTTCGGGTATCAGACTTCTTATGTTCAGCAGGTGGACCTGCCGAAGGATACGCCGAAGGAAGTCGTGATCGGCATTCCGGGAGCCGTACTGAATAAAGACAATAACCAAATCCTTTTCTATGAAGGTTCTTATACGAAGGGGAAGCAGGTACCGTTTGCCACAGGGAAAAATTACGTGCAGGCTTCTCCGTATCAAGGCGCGCTCATGGCCGTCTTGTCCAATGATCCGGACACGATGAATTTTATGAACGTCCTGAACGGCAAAGGCAGCAGCGTGAACGTGTTCCCGCTTAAAGACGCTAACGTTCCTACGGATGCGATGCTGCTGAACGGGCTGGACGTCATCGTAATGAACAATTATGCATCCGATACGCTGTCTGAGCCTCAACAAAAGGCGATTACGGATTGGGTCAATGGCGGCGGCACCCTGGTTCTGGCCGGGGGCGCGGGGTATGCCAAAACGGCGGCGCCGTTTGCCGACATATCGCCGGTCGCTGCGAATGGCACCGCGACCGTGAACTCGCTGGATGAACTGGAGAAGCTTGGCGGGAAACCGCTGAAACTGGATGGGCCATTTACCATTTCTACGGCGAAAGCCGTGGAAGGCGCCCAAATCGGGATTGCCGCGGACGGACAACCTTTGTTTGCCTCGAAGGCTTACGGCCAGGGTAGCGTTCAATATGCCGCTTACGATCTGGCGATGGAGCCGGTAAGCTCTTGGGCAGGCCATCCGGACGCGTGGGCATCGGTACTGCGCAATAACCTGCCGATGATGAATTCGCAGAATGGCATGTATTACAATTCGCTCATGGACAATTTGAATTATGTTCTGGAGTATTTCCCGTCGCTGAAGATGCCTTCCTTCACGCTGCTGCTGTGGATGCTCATTATTTATGCGGTCGTCGTCGCACCGCTGCTCTACTATATATTGAAGAAGGCGGACAAGCGGGAATGGGCGTGGTTCTTGATTCCGATCATTGCCGTCATCGCGAGCGCTTCCGTCTATGCGGTCGGCTCGTCGGACAAGACGCGCGAGCTCGCGCATACCATCAATCTGATTGAACTAAATGGCCAGGGAGATGCGGTGAAATCGACCGCTTCTGCATTCTTCACGCCTCGAAGCGGGAACTATGCCTTGGAATTTGGGGAGAATACGTATTTGAAAACGGGGCAGTCCCGGAACTCGTTTGGAGGAACCGCCGAGAACAAAAGTTTTGTCCGGGTAGGGCAGGAGTCCACGACGCTGGAGCTTCGGGACATGTCCCAATGGTCGTTGGCCAAGGTATGGGTGGACCATCAGGGTACGGAGGAGATGGGACGTCTTGCCATGGATTTAAAGCTGGATGCCAAAGGGGGATTAAACGGTAAGATCACCAATGACACCATTAACGATTTAACCGAGGTGGTGCTGGTTGTCGGAGGCAGTGCCTATAAGCTGGGAGATATCAAGAAGGGCGAGGCGGCTGCCATTCCTCAGGATCCGAAACAAATCATCAAATTTACGGGCGGTGACTTGTCCGGGATGCTGTACCCATACTCGCAGAATGATCCGAAACAGCGGGAGCGCGACATTTTGTCCAACTACGGATACTCGAAGGGAATGGTCAACAAGGATGCTTACATTCTGGGATGGAGCAAAGACCATTTGACGAATTATACGCTGAAAGGCGCCGAGGTGGACAGTGATCAGCTCAATTTCTGGATACAGCCGGTGGAAATGGATTGGGGACTGAACGGGGAAATCAACATTCCTTACGGCTTCCTGTCTCCGGAGATATCGCAGGTGAATTCGCCGATGTTCGGGGTTTATCCGCACGGAGTTGAAATGGGACAAGGCAATCTGATCGCTGAATTCCCGCTCATATCCGAAGGCCAAGTGAAGTATTCCGAATTGTCCATCAAAGGCACCAAATTCAACAACAACGTCACGATGGAGATCTGGAACTCGAAGAAGAGCGAATGGGAGCCTGTTACAGACGCGAACAATGTGCATACCATTAACCAGAATCCGGAGCAGTATATCGTGGGGAATCGCATCCGATTCATGATCACCGCCAAGGATCAGACCAACTTTATGATGCCGGAGCTGTCTGTGAAAGGGGAGGCCACTCAATGA
- a CDS encoding ABC transporter permease, protein MNWSRKLINPVIDKEFRLRMRSTRSMLSVLFYVLALGAIAMGFIYLFLYLGQQGPQRFDPQMSQMMFYVLSFAQLVLIAFMAPALTAGVISSEREKQTLSMLLTTQQSSATIVLSKLVSALSFMTLIVLATLPIYSIVFLYGGISPKQLVSVFAFYLFVMLLLGSLGVMFSTLFKRTIVAIIVTYGAGLIIFLVTGLLYLFFMGIEQRNMYQSGQPIVPGSYSWVGYVLGLNPAGAMMSLFNPSFSEDAFLLRGGSLNSKAPIELWLEFFIVYSVVIVLALWVAVRNIRPVARRKRKDKNETQLPKEPETAGDEA, encoded by the coding sequence ATGAATTGGAGCAGAAAGCTGATCAATCCGGTCATCGACAAGGAATTCCGGCTGCGGATGCGTTCTACGCGTTCCATGCTGTCGGTGTTGTTTTATGTATTGGCGCTAGGCGCCATAGCCATGGGCTTCATTTATCTCTTCTTATATTTGGGACAGCAGGGGCCTCAGCGATTCGATCCGCAGATGAGCCAGATGATGTTCTATGTCCTGAGTTTTGCCCAGCTTGTCCTTATCGCGTTCATGGCCCCTGCGCTTACGGCGGGCGTCATCAGCAGCGAGCGGGAGAAGCAAACGCTGAGCATGCTGCTGACGACGCAGCAGAGCTCGGCTACGATCGTGCTGAGCAAGCTGGTATCGGCACTCAGCTTCATGACGCTGATCGTGCTGGCTACGCTGCCGATCTACAGCATTGTGTTCCTGTACGGCGGGATTTCGCCGAAGCAGCTCGTTTCCGTGTTTGCCTTTTATTTATTCGTGATGCTGCTGCTCGGTTCGCTCGGCGTGATGTTCTCCACGTTATTCAAAAGAACCATCGTTGCAATAATCGTCACTTACGGGGCCGGACTGATCATATTCCTTGTTACCGGCCTGCTGTACCTGTTCTTCATGGGAATCGAACAGCGGAATATGTATCAAAGCGGGCAGCCGATCGTACCGGGCAGCTATTCTTGGGTCGGTTATGTGCTGGGCCTGAACCCGGCCGGGGCGATGATGAGTTTGTTCAACCCGTCTTTTTCGGAGGACGCGTTCTTGCTGCGCGGAGGAAGCCTGAACAGCAAAGCCCCGATCGAATTGTGGCTGGAATTTTTCATCGTCTATTCGGTGGTGATCGTTCTTGCCCTGTGGGTTGCCGTACGGAATATCCGTCCTGTCGCAAGGCGCAAACGCAAGGATAAGAACGAAACCCAGCTGCCGAAGGAGCCGGAAACGGCGGGGGACGAAGCGTAA
- a CDS encoding phage tail tape measure protein, translating to MDNIMRFIEAARRRLQRFRVITYALYGHMAGLAVLLLLLVLGRFVPIAWLPVASAAVPVGAGFIGLLWGWLHRVPIEEAASAMDHVPDGAERSDMMVTALSFKEEESLAAKWQREQAERYGARFAERLPERLPSPNRKKQLLICGASLAAVLILVFVPNPMDKKVEAAKEAQSWMKEQAAKTEQLAEELQKETLDPADRKKLQEKLDALKKALEQEKHPEQALEKLEEAMKELEKLAKQQEEKAKALSELAKQMQQEKALSQVGKKLAEGMADELKQEMKKLTEQVKKMSQEEKNELSDALKKLAEEAAKQMEDGKLEQELKKAADALKEGKLPKELEEALQQLAEELAKAAQAKAASDSQSQSASSLASSLASQGLSLADQMAAAGMSVSDAWSNGGSAEALAQAGSGAGSGEQGEGSEGAPGEGGSGTGQGQGSGTGSGSGSGSGSGSGAGSGSGGSGGSGSGTGSGAGLGSGGRELVTIPRDYKGSGNVQNDSGEIKGSGGDIQKGGVSPTVPGMSRPYEEVYRDYETEARKTLDRNQLPDQMQGLVEEYFIQINPNP from the coding sequence ATGGACAACATCATGCGTTTTATCGAAGCCGCAAGACGGCGGCTGCAGCGGTTCCGCGTCATCACGTATGCATTATACGGGCATATGGCAGGATTGGCCGTGCTGCTGCTGCTCCTGGTCCTTGGGAGATTCGTGCCTATAGCCTGGCTTCCAGTCGCATCCGCGGCCGTTCCCGTGGGGGCGGGCTTCATAGGCTTGTTATGGGGATGGCTGCATCGGGTGCCGATCGAAGAAGCGGCTTCAGCGATGGACCATGTTCCGGACGGAGCGGAACGAAGCGATATGATGGTGACGGCGCTGTCGTTCAAGGAGGAAGAATCGTTGGCCGCCAAATGGCAGCGCGAGCAGGCGGAGCGTTACGGTGCGCGTTTTGCGGAACGGTTACCGGAGCGCCTGCCTTCCCCTAACCGAAAAAAACAGCTTCTAATCTGCGGTGCCTCGCTTGCTGCCGTACTCATCCTGGTGTTCGTTCCGAACCCGATGGATAAGAAGGTGGAGGCTGCCAAAGAGGCGCAGAGCTGGATGAAGGAGCAGGCAGCCAAAACCGAACAGCTGGCGGAGGAGCTCCAGAAGGAAACGCTGGATCCTGCCGATCGAAAAAAGCTCCAGGAAAAGCTGGATGCCCTGAAAAAAGCGCTGGAGCAGGAGAAGCATCCTGAGCAAGCGCTGGAGAAGCTGGAAGAAGCCATGAAAGAGCTGGAGAAACTGGCGAAACAGCAGGAGGAAAAAGCGAAGGCGCTGTCGGAGCTGGCTAAGCAAATGCAGCAGGAGAAGGCGCTGTCCCAGGTGGGGAAAAAGCTTGCCGAGGGCATGGCCGATGAGCTGAAGCAGGAAATGAAGAAACTCACCGAGCAGGTGAAGAAGATGTCCCAGGAAGAGAAGAACGAGCTGTCCGATGCTTTGAAAAAGCTGGCTGAGGAAGCTGCCAAGCAGATGGAAGACGGGAAGCTGGAGCAGGAGCTCAAAAAAGCGGCCGATGCGCTGAAGGAGGGCAAGCTGCCGAAGGAGCTGGAAGAAGCGCTCCAGCAGCTGGCCGAGGAGCTGGCGAAAGCAGCGCAAGCCAAAGCCGCGTCGGACAGCCAGTCGCAGTCCGCGTCCTCGCTGGCGTCCTCCCTTGCTTCGCAAGGATTGAGCTTGGCCGATCAGATGGCGGCTGCAGGGATGTCGGTATCCGATGCCTGGAGTAACGGCGGCAGTGCCGAGGCCTTGGCTCAGGCCGGCTCCGGTGCAGGCTCGGGCGAACAAGGAGAGGGCTCGGAGGGAGCCCCAGGTGAAGGCGGCTCCGGTACAGGCCAAGGTCAAGGCTCCGGCACAGGCAGCGGTTCCGGATCGGGAAGCGGCTCGGGCTCAGGAGCAGGTTCCGGCTCGGGCGGCAGCGGCGGATCGGGAAGCGGCACAGGCAGCGGAGCCGGTCTTGGATCAGGCGGCCGTGAGCTCGTGACCATCCCTAGGGACTATAAGGGCAGCGGCAATGTGCAGAACGATTCCGGCGAGATCAAGGGCAGCGGCGGAGATATACAGAAGGGCGGCGTATCGCCGACGGTTCCGGGCATGTCCAGGCCTTATGAGGAAGTGTACCGCGATTATGAGACCGAAGCGCGCAAAACGTTAGACCGGAATCAGCTGCCGGACCAGATGCAAGGGTTGGTTGAGGAATATTTCATACAGATCAATCCGAACCCGTAA